One window of the Magnolia sinica isolate HGM2019 chromosome 19, MsV1, whole genome shotgun sequence genome contains the following:
- the LOC131235266 gene encoding vacuolar iron transporter homolog 4-like, protein MAVLEQSNHQPSGVQRQAADTNINSSQKAQWMRSAIEGLLFTASLMMGVGALKEDKRAMVLSGFAGLIAGTSNTAIRKFFRVYWQVGIEVAQMKREEYKGEVKLSSTVQVALLSALAFSVAAMVPILAAAFITPYKVRLAVVVGAVSLALMVLGVVGAKLGRVPVVRSCVRLLVGGWLAMFVTFGLMKLFESHVL, encoded by the coding sequence ATGGCGGTCCTTGAGCAATCAAATCACCAGCCTTCCGGAGTCCAAAGGCAAGCAGCTGATACCAACATCAACAGCTCCCAGAAGGCGCAATGGATGCGATCCGCCATCGAAGGGCTGCTGTTCACGGCCTCGCTTATGATGGGAGTCGGTGCTTTGAAGGAGGACAAAAGGGCCATGGTCCTCTCCGGGTTCGCCGGCCTCATTGCAGGGACTTCTAACACTGCCATAAGAAAGTTTTTCAGAGTCTACTGGCAAGTGGGTATAGAGGTAGCCCAGATGAAGAGAGAGGAATATAAGGGAGAGGTGAAGTTGAGTAGCACGGTGCAGGTGGCTCTGCTGTCAGCTCTGGCTTTCTCAGTGGCGGCGATGGTGCCGATTCTGGCGGCTGCGTTTATAACGCCATACAAGGTGAGGTTAGCGGTGGTGGTCGGAGCGGTGAGCTTGGCGTTGATGGTGCTTGGAGTGGTGGGTGCGAAGTTGGGGAGGGTGCCGGTGGTTAGGTCTTGTGTGAGGTTGTTGGTAGGTGGTTGGTTAGCTATGTTTGTCACTTTTGGGTTAATGAAGTTGTTTGAGTCTCATGTGCTGTAA